The following is a genomic window from Hypomesus transpacificus isolate Combined female chromosome 14, fHypTra1, whole genome shotgun sequence.
agagagaggaggagagggtggagaagagccctggaggagaggaggaggagggttagagagagagaggaggagagggtggagaagagccctggaggagaggagggttagagagagagaggagtagagggtggagaagagccctggaggagaggagggttagagagagagaggaggagagggtggagaagagccctggaggagaggaggagggttagagagagagaggaggagggggtggagaagagccctggaggagaggaggaggagggttagagagagagagaggaggagagggtggagaagagccctggaggagaggaggagggttagagagagagaggaggagagggtggagaagagccctggaggagaggagggttagagagagagaggaggagagggtggagaagagccctggaggagaggagggttagagagagagaggaggagagggtggagaagagccctggaggagaggaggagggttagagagagagaggaggagagggtggagaagagccctggaggagaggaggagggttagagagagagagaggaggagagggtggagaagagcccttgaggagaggaggagggggggggagaagaaagagagagtgtgtactgACCAGGCGCTATGGTAACCACCCTGATGCCCATGGGGGCCAGGTCTCTGGCGATGGGGAGGGTCATTCCCACGATGCCTCCTTTAGAGGCCGAGTACGCTGCCTGGCccacctgcacgcacacacaccaaattgGTGAATTTATAAATTGACTTCattcatatgtgaatgtgtataTATTGATGTGTGTACCTGTCCATCGAAGGCCGCCACGCTGGCTGTGTTGACGATGCAGCCTCGGTGCCCATCTGCGTCCGGCTCGTTCCGCCCCATCTCCCCCGCCGCCAGACGGATCACGTTGAAGGTGCCCGCGATGTTCACCtgcacgccaacacacacacttttaaatATAGAAATATAGTTAACTGTTCACGCTGATCACTTAAACCCTGTTAGAAAACAAAGGGAGTGAGGTGGAGTCTCACGGTGATGACACGGGTGAAGTCCTCCAGGCTGTGAGGTACGTCCTTCTTAAAGTTGTAGGTCTTCACCGCCACGGCAATGCCTGCACAGTTCACCGCCAGGTCCAGCCTCCCGAAGCGTTTCCGGGCCAACGCCACCGCTGCACTCACATCCGCCTCCGACGTCACCTAGGAAACCAGGTCACAGGGTCACACTGGGGTGAGATGCCCCTCGTTCACCACCTGGCTACGGGTAAGTCTCAATACTGCAGGTGGGGCAGAGTCTCAATACTATAGGTGGGGCAGAGTCTCAATACTGCAGGTGGGGCAGAGTCTCAATActgcaggtggggcagggtctcaATACTGCAGGTGGAGCAGGGTTCACATACAGCATTGAGACACATAGTAGCAGGGTAGGGATATAAAGGATGGTGTAGGTAAGTGAATTAGTAGGGTTCTGGTGGGTTGGCGGTAGAGGTCTTACATCTGCAGGGGCGAAGGCACAGCGGTCCCCCAGGCTGGCGGCCAGGGCGTGGCCGTCTGAGGAGGGCAGGTCCAGCACCACAGCACTCGCTCCCTGCTGCACCAGACGCTCCACCGTGGCACGACCCAGACCGGACGCCCCGCCCGTCACCAGCCCCACCATGCCCTGCACACGGacacacgtaaaaaaaaaaaacaagcacaAACAAGCGCGCACAGGAAACATCAAGGTTAACGGAGCGATAACTCAAGGTAATACCGTCACATTCCAACAAACGGTTCAATGATGCCAACTTATTTAGAGCTAGCATCACGGACTCTTATAATCGTCGCCCATACACATACTAAACGTGAAGCTCGCACGATGATAACTTACTTAACTAAGCTACTTATACGGACAGACTGGCTTAGCCAGGTTGTCAGTCCAACAGCGGCGGGCTGTGGCCactacttatatatatatatatataacccgAGCATGGAAACTTAGCGTACAGAAACCTAATTCAACGAAATGAGAACACGTTTTCAAATACTGTAACTGAAATTAATAGCGATTCAAAACTACGCCAAGATCTGCCTTTGGTGACACCATAGAAACAGTTAGAAGTAGTGTTGTTACCGTAAATCGTGTTCAGTTTGTTTTCTCATTGTTTTTGCTCACCTTGACACTTCTAATGTTCGCCATGTTCCCGGACGTCACGGCAGCTGCGTCACTGTTCAGGGCGGAAAAGGAACTCATCGCCTGTTCTGTGTGGCTTGGCCAATCAAGATCGTTCATTTGGAGAACGCCCCGTTCAGTTATTGGCTAACAGAAATACCCTTGTGTATCCAATAAAATAGACCGTCAGTCTCATCACTGTCCGTCTAGGTTTGTATTAGTTGATCCTCCGGTGGTGATAAGTTAGTATGCAAAACCACACTTATTTCACAAAGTTGTCTTCATGAAACCTGGTCATCAAATACAATGGAAGTAATATGATTTTTGATCTCGGTGTAATGGCTACCACTCGATTATCTGAACACAACAAAATTATTCAAAATGTCTCCATTCTTGACAAAGGTCGAGATGTATATCAATCAAAACATGACCAGTACACATGCAAATAGTTGACACTGAAGACAAGATTAATTTACACACATGTGAAAATATCACCTTCAATGATGCCTGGACAACTCTGATAATTAGAATTTAAAATAATGATATCTAAATGTTCTCTGATAATTATATCAACTGGCCCAGGTTGCACTAATGTTTTTACTGCACTATGCCATGAAGTATATTGCAGTTAAAGGAGTTTAACTAGTTTCCCAGACATAGAtgaccgcctggtggtcccactgttcaagaccgcccggtcccaacacaagctcttctcctgtctggccccccagtggtcccaacacaagctcttctcctgtctggccccccagtggtcccaacacaagcgcttctcctgtctggccccccagtggtggaatcaactccccacctccatcagagacactgactgtctccccaccttcaagaaaaggctcaagacgcacttgttccgggagtacaacggtacttgggaatggtttgctggtcccaatgttagtttcctcaaggatcacaaaacattggctacccgcaatgttttttggGCTATCTTTTTTGGGCTATcatgttattatcagtgacccatgcactttgtaaagctctcttggaagtcgctttggataaaagcgtctgctaaatgaatacatgtaaatgtaagcctAATCTTCAACAGAAACATTCAGTGAATATCTCCATTCAAGTTTTTAGTCAAGGACTAGGACtcatccatgtctgggaaactgggacAATAAGTTATTGTTGCACTATGCCTGGTAGCTGACTACCAACAaaaacactgttagaactctgcacttctgaacagatttacCATTGTACTGTCTATATGCACCGTTTGACGCTTGAAAGCTGTTAAATGAAATCGCGCCAGCCCCAGAGCTTGCGCCAGCCCCAGAGCTCGCCAGCCCCAGAGCTCGCCAGCCCCAGAGCTTGCCAGCCCCAGAGCTCGCCAGCCCCAGAGCTAGCCAGCCCCAGAGCTAGCCAGCCCCAGAGCTAGCCAGCCCCAGAGCTAGCCAGCCCCAGAGCTAGCCACAAGATCGcagcaacaaaaaaagagacagagacatcagattactttttttttactaaaagaATAAATTTTATTTCAGCACTGTAAGTCATTTCCCAACCGGTACAAACATGGCTGCCATCTTAGTTGCTTGCTGCGTGGCCAGTCCCCGCTGTTCGCCCTCGAACCGCCACGAATAAAAAAGCTTTCTTCCTACACAGTCTGGTGCTTCCTTTATGCTAACAATGACACATTATACCACCCATAATCAGAACAgtaataatgatgatgataataataataatagtaatagtaGCATGGTTTCACCCTTCTGCAGGTCGTGTTGGGAGGAGGCTAACTGGAGTTGGTGACAAACTGTTCCAAGAAGTTGTGAATAAGAGCTTGGGTTAGGGGTCAGGGATGGGCTGGAGTTAGGGGTGGttgtggaggtgagggatgggggtcagggctggggtgtgggggtcagggctggggtgtgggggtcagggctggggttaggggtcagggctgggggtcttcttcataatcatcatcaccatGTGATCCAACCAATGATAGTACACGCCCACTTCAACTACAAACACACTTCCTGTTACTCCCTGCCTCAACGCAGCCCACTgttggggggtctggggggaggggtctggggggaggggtctgagggggaggggtctgagggggaggggtctggggggaggggtctgaggggaggggtctgaagagggaggggtctgagggggaggggtctgaagagggaggggtctgaagagggaggggtctgagggggaggggtctgggggggaggggggaggggtctggggggaggggtctggggggaggggtctggggggaggggtctgaagagggaggggtctgagggggaggggtctgaagagggaggggtctgagggggaggggtctgaagagggaggggtctggggggaggggtctgaagagggaggggtctgagggggaggggtctgaagagggaggggtctggggggaggggtctgaagagggaggggtctgaagagggaggggtctgaggggaggggtctgagggggaggggtctgagggggaggggtctgagggggaggggtctggggggaggggtctggggggaggggtctgaagagggaggggtctggggggaggggtctgagggggaggggtctgagggggaggggtctgagggggaggggtctggggggaggggtctgaagagggaggggtctgagggggaggggtctggggggaggggtctgaggggaggggtctgagggggaggggtctgagggggaggggtctggggggaggggtctgaagagggaggggtctggggggaggggtctggggggaggggtctgagggggaggggtctgagggggaggggtctgagggggaggggtctggggggaggggtctggcGGGAGGGgtctgaagagggaggggtctggggggaggggtctgaagagggaggggtctggggggaggggtctgaagagggaggggtctgagggggaggggtctggggggaggggtctgagggggaggggtctgagggggaggggtctggggggaggggtctgagggggaggggtctggggggaggggtctgaagagggaggggtcCAGGGTACGTGTGAGAATTTTggttgtcacttcctgtttctttcAGTTTCAATTGATAATGAGTCGACcatgaaatatatttttaaggGACAATAAGAGAATCACATTTAGTGCAGACAAATGATTTCAATTTAGACGGGCAATACTTGTTACTAGGTACGTAGTATAAGGGTGAAGTGGTCTAAAGATGCCATATCAAATACAGGTAAGGAAAATTGCAGGGTTttccgcagcacttttcagttaaggtgGCCGCCtcagcaacacacgcctgccgccttaactacgtcttTGTTTTATAGCGATATCCTccgtgttactctgtcctgtctTCTCCCTTCTATTCCAGCACACCAGTTTCCCTTCTCTAAAGAACAcgttagtctatcgcacaaaccaTCCCCCCAGTCTgacggcaaaccccaccctaccgccttaactaacacattttctgcgggaaaccctgaattGCAATCATTACAGTTCAAATGTCTAGGTAGGCTAAGCTTATTCAGTACTAACTGTAGCAGTGGATTAGAGTAAAGATGTCATAACATTAAAAATAGTAAGAAAACACATTTGCACAAAGTTtgatttttttcctctttttttccagACTCTGGCTAGGTACATCCAGATCCTGGATTATCAACGTTAATATAACCTTCACTGTTAGTCTGCTGGGTtagggggcgaggcagggggcgaggcagggggcgaggcagggggcgaggcagggggtagagcccagagagagagaaaacggcCAATAGAAATGGTCCTGAGGGGAGAGAACaggcacagagagggggaggaacaaCAGAGGGGTCtatggtgtttctgtgtgaggggTCTacggtgtttctgtgtgaggggtctatggtgtttctgtgtgaggggTTTacggtgtttctgtgtgaggggtctatggtgtttctgtgtgaggggTCTacggtgtttctgtgtgaggggTCTATGGTGTTTCTGCGTGAGGGGTCtatggtgtttctgtgtgaggggtctatggtgtttctgtgtgaggggtctatggtgtttctgtgtgaggggtcaatggtgtttctgtgtgaggggtctatggtgtttctgtgtgaggggtctatggtgtttctgtgtgaggggtctatggtgtttctgtgtgaggggTCAATGGTGTTTCTGCGTGAGGGGTCTacggtgtttctgtgtgagtgtgtgtgtgaggggtctatggtgtttctgtgtgaggagtctatggtgtttctgtgtgtgtgtgtgtgtgtgtgtgtgtgtgtgaggcagggcctagggagagggagaagagagagaacaggaatggagaggaggagacagaggagagaggaggaatggagaagaggagacagaggagagaggaggaatggcGTATAGAAGGATATTAGGATAACAAGCATTAAAATCACTGATCAATAATACCTAACATAACTAAAACGTACAAGACAGGACTCCACCttgagggtggtggaggggttcCATTCTAGCTAGTGTGTAGCTCTGGGTCTGAcactactggtgtgtgtgtgtgtgtgtctatgctaACTCCAGAGAGGAGCAGGTTTCCATTCTGACAGACCAACATCCTCTCACTGAGAAACAACACGGCAACACTTCACACAAAGGAGCCCacagctgtctctgtctgtgtgtgtgtgtctgtctgtgtgtgtttcgtgtctgtctgtgtgtctgtgtgtgtgtctgtgtgtacatacgcgtgtgcatgtatgtggcATCtatccgtatgtgtgtgtagagatgtaGATTGGTGATCtaactaagagagagagagagggatggtgaCCTCCCCTCTCTGATGCAGTGGCCAGGTGGCCGGGCCAGAGGGCCAGAAGGCCCCAGCCTAGCCTCGGTGTGAAGGTCCTGGAGACCAGAGCAGTAAGCTCATCTTACTAACGGTGATTTTCCTATCAAGTAACAGCTAATGTTTCTAAGAAATGGTGTTAGTGTGCAGGCAGGGATGTGGGTGCAGAGGAGAGCTGGGTGCACACCACAGGCCACACTGCTCTCCACAACGCCAGTTCAGACAGATTTCTCCCTCTACAGAATCTGTGGCACACTTCTGAGCATACGTCTTCAATACAGTACGAAAATAAGGTGCTTCTAGTTGACCTGGGACCTGTCTGTCAACTGTGTTCATGTCAGCAGTGACTCAGcactcgcccctctctctctggctgctcctacacctctccTGCTGCTGTTATCATACAACAACACAGTCCAAGTGAGAACGACTGGACTCAGCTCCACCTCAGCAGCAGCGAGGGCTGACAGGTGAGAAGGTCTGGGGTCTTAGGTTAGAAGCGGAACACTGAGGGTTTGCAGTGTTCCAGCCCCCAGGCCTctgctgattggctgagggCTTGGTTGGGGGTGGGGAAGTGCTTCCTGTTGATCTTAAAGGTGCGCTTGAGCTCGTCAACAGCGCTGGGCTTAATTGCCCTGGCGATGCCAAATCGCCTTTCCCATCGCTGGCGGCGGAGCAAGCTGGTCTTGCACTTTGGAAATTACTAACCAATCAGAATTTTTCTCCCCACGTCGCTACGTCTGATTGGCTTAaaccttgtgttatcttcgggttattctgacccatcagtcattgtgacccaccgtcataTTGCGACaaatttacaaaaacaaagtgaagcattttcttttaaccgtaaACCACATTGtgaaggttaaaataaaataattttgtatttgtttttgtattgggtaaaattgggtaaacacaacgatggttcgttatgaacctttaggtcatgtgacctgaaggcagcacaagggttaaaaagATCTCCTGTCTACCTTCCTATTGGGCAGTGTTTTTGGCGAGCGCGGGTCCTCTGGATATTTAACCTGGTAGAGGACCCCAGGACTCTGAAACAAAGTGCTTCGCTGGTGTGAATCCACTCTGCTCACATTCCGTCTCTACTGTCGTCTCCCGGCCGGAGACTAGTGTAACGGTATCAGAGTTTGTCTCCACAAATACAACAATAAGTGCTCTCTGTTGGGATATAATACAATCAATCAAAGCTTTAAcggggctgaggggaggggggtgttgcATACTGGGGGCTTAAGGTGCATCATCAATGGGATGTGTCAGCTTGGCTCAAGGCTACTGTAAGTTAGCTAGGTTAACATTCCAAAAGCTCCAAGGTGCAGTAAGGTGTCTGGGCCCTGCTAATTCTTGCTAGCGGGCATGCTAGCAAGTTCTCAGGGAGATTAGCACAGTGTCTAACTCTAGCTAACATGCTTGCTAGCATGTTCTCAGGGAGATTAGCATAGTGGCTAACCCGGTGGAGTCCTGCAGTTTaagtgcttctctctctctctcatcctcccccccccctctctctatctctctctctctctctcatcttcctccccccctctctctctccaccaagcTTGAAACCACCAACATGCTACAGTCACGCTAACCACGGCAACAAGCCTGAACTGTGTGCAGACTAAACATCTGAAAAACTGAAACTGCTAAGATGACTCtgaacatgggggggggggggggggagcagggaactgtgtgtgtgcaggggggcagggagctgtgtgtgtgtgtgtgtgtgcaggggtgaGTATAAACTCTCATTCTAAAGAAATAAAAAGCACATGAGTAGAACTACAATGGATCTGGACTTCCAATCACAgagcagcagggagggagggaaggaggggctaACGGGACGCTCCGTCCCTCACTTACTGGTTGGTGTGATGATGCGGACAGAGAGTGGGCGGGGCTACAAATAGGGAAAGGCAGTCGAAACAGAGATCGCTCCGCAGTGCATCCTGGGAGATGCAGTCACTCCTCCTTCCGTAGTGCTCCGTCTGATGGGCAGTCGTCAAGGCAACGGGGGGCCTCTGCCTCCGCCccctctgattggttgtctcTGCTGGCTAAGGCACATGGGATTGGCTGGGCCAGTGGGGGCAGGTCCAAGGGCTGGCCAATGGCTGAGCTGCCGTTGAGCTGCTGGGTCACACCCTCTGTGTTTGGCCCCGCCTCTTCTGAGGCTttgggggaggagctggagggaggagatgacgacaaagtctgggggggggggggggggggggaggaggatggggagtattggggagagaggagttagtgttggaggatggagagaggagagggaaaggggggttagagtggagagggagggagagaggggttagtgttggaggagggagagaggaggggagagggagagagagaggggttagtgttggaggaaggagagaggagagagaggggttagagaggagagggagggagagaggggttagtgttggaggagggagagaggggttagagaggagagggagagagagaggggttagtgttggaggagggagaggagagagaggggttagagaggagagggagggagagaggagaggggaaagaggggttagagaggagagggagagaggggttagtgttggaggagggagaggagagagaggggttagagaggagagggagggatagaggagagggatagaggagagagaggggttagagaggagagagaggagagggagggatagaggagaggggagagagaggggttagagaggagaggggagagaggggttacagaggagaggggagagaggggttagagaggagagggagggagagaggagagggatggagagaggagagggatggagagaggagaggaatggagagaggagagagaggggttagagaggagagggatggagagaggagaggaatggagagaggagaggggagagagaggggttagagaggagagggatggagagaggagaggaatagagagagagggatggagagaggagagggatggagagaggagagggatggagagaggagaggggagagagaggggttagagaggagagggatggagagaggagaggggagagaggggttggagaggagagagagagagggatggagagaggagaggggagagaggggttggagaggagagagagggatggagagaggagaggggagagagaggggttagtgttggaggagggagagag
Proteins encoded in this region:
- the hsd17b10 gene encoding 3-hydroxyacyl-CoA dehydrogenase type-2 isoform X1, yielding MSSFSALNSDAAAVTSGNMANIRSVKGMVGLVTGGASGLGRATVERLVQQGASAVVLDLPSSDGHALAASLGDRCAFAPADVTSEADVSAAVALARKRFGRLDLAVNCAGIAVAVKTYNFKKDVPHSLEDFTRVITVNIAGTFNVIRLAAGEMGRNEPDADGHRGCIVNTASVAAFDGQVGQAAYSASKGGIVGMTLPIARDLAPMGIRVVTIAPGLFSTPLLAGLPEKVRSFLARQVPFPSRLGDPAEFAHLVTALAENPMINGEVIRLDGAIRMQP
- the hsd17b10 gene encoding 3-hydroxyacyl-CoA dehydrogenase type-2 isoform X2, with translation MVGLVTGGASGLGRATVERLVQQGASAVVLDLPSSDGHALAASLGDRCAFAPADVTSEADVSAAVALARKRFGRLDLAVNCAGIAVAVKTYNFKKDVPHSLEDFTRVITVNIAGTFNVIRLAAGEMGRNEPDADGHRGCIVNTASVAAFDGQVGQAAYSASKGGIVGMTLPIARDLAPMGIRVVTIAPGLFSTPLLAGLPEKVRSFLARQVPFPSRLGDPAEFAHLVTALAENPMINGEVIRLDGAIRMQP